In the genome of Rhizophagus irregularis chromosome 22, complete sequence, one region contains:
- a CDS encoding uncharacterized protein (SECRETED:cutsite_ISC-DA; SECRETED:prob_0.4979); SECRETED:SignalP(1-23) yields the protein MYTKRILSVYIFLIGHYQQKISCDASNDKVGHQTTPNNVSSPHFYPQYNDQNSSNALNSLGITINSPHTTIIITSDQNSSNAFPLLNSLGITINSPRATIIITSSDIRNLIQQDHAYSNKSP from the coding sequence atgtatacaaaacgtatcctttccgtatacatatttcttatagggcaTTATCAGCAAAAAATTTCCTGTGACGCTTCAAACGATAAAGTTGGTCATCAAACTACGCCCAATAACGTTTCCTCCCCACATTTTTATCCGCAATACAACGATCAAAATTCTAGTAATGCACTTAATTCACTCGGAATTACTATAAATTCTCCTCATACAACTATTATTATCACTAGTGATCAAAATTCTAGTAATGCATTTCCTTTACTTAATTCACTTGGAATTACTATAAATTCTCCTCGTGCAACTATTATTATCACTAGTTCAGATATTCGAAATCTGATTCAACAAGATCATGCCTATTCGAATAAATCTCCCTAG